From Bacteroidota bacterium, one genomic window encodes:
- a CDS encoding T9SS type A sorting domain-containing protein, translating to MRKVLLVCFLFSASVMNAQMNLVPNGDFEDSVICTMSSGVMPANWYPPSFGSPDYYGIYTTIAGCTLANTFWGGGGIPFGYGYQWPHSGTHYAGFNSGMNGREYMAVKLADSLMPGKKYCLEFYVSLTENSQMSSDGLGISLSNDSIHYYQYGASPVPGLVFTAGNPTGNQLADTTNWMMVRDSFIAVGGEKYLMFGNIRSDAQTTFAPTGVTSGNPCYYYVDDISLFFCDSIDSVVEPVYSSFTLFPNPSSGNFQLTGNFPADAVFHVYDLLGQEVSEPVEMPEGNKSVSVSLNLADGIYFYRIISGKEILHEEKIVIVK from the coding sequence ATGAGAAAAGTTTTACTTGTTTGTTTTTTATTCTCTGCATCCGTTATGAATGCGCAGATGAATCTTGTTCCAAATGGAGATTTTGAGGATTCGGTAATCTGTACAATGAGTAGCGGAGTAATGCCCGCTAACTGGTATCCTCCTTCATTTGGAAGTCCTGATTATTATGGCATTTATACTACGATAGCAGGTTGCACGTTGGCGAATACATTTTGGGGGGGGGGGGGGATTCCTTTTGGCTATGGTTATCAGTGGCCACACTCAGGAACTCATTACGCAGGCTTTAATTCAGGAATGAACGGACGAGAATACATGGCTGTCAAACTTGCAGATAGTTTGATGCCCGGAAAAAAATACTGTTTGGAATTTTACGTTTCATTGACTGAAAATTCGCAGATGTCAAGCGATGGCTTAGGAATTAGTCTTAGTAATGATTCGATTCATTATTATCAGTATGGAGCAAGTCCTGTCCCAGGTTTAGTTTTTACCGCTGGCAATCCAACAGGAAATCAGTTGGCTGATACTACAAATTGGATGATGGTTAGAGACAGTTTTATTGCTGTTGGGGGAGAAAAGTATCTCATGTTCGGCAATATTAGATCAGATGCCCAAACCACTTTTGCTCCAACTGGAGTGACATCAGGAAATCCTTGCTACTACTACGTTGATGACATTTCTTTGTTCTTCTGCGATTCTATTGACAGCGTTGTAGAACCTGTTTATTCTTCCTTCACTTTATTTCCGAATCCGTCTTCAGGCAATTTTCAGTTGACCGGAAATTTTCCCGCGGATGCAGTGTTTCATGTTTATGATTTGTTGGGGCAAGAAGTTTCTGAACCTGTTGAAATGCCAGAAGGAAATAAATCGGTTTCTGTTTCATTAAATCTTGCAGATGGAATTTATTTTTACAGAATTATTTCGGGGAAAGAGATTTTGCATGAGGAGAAAATCGTGATCGTGAAATAA
- a CDS encoding T9SS type A sorting domain-containing protein, giving the protein MRKVLLVCFLFSASVMNAQMNLVPNGDFETLSSCPNNQGELNFATPWFQPGGSSPDLYNTCALVNSMAIPQNWTGFQMPHSGNGYAGFAAFAYNYGDNVREYIEVKLSDTLVQGKNYCIEFYISFADSSFWAVNRVGALLSTQQITQTLNDTITATPQIEYSSVTVIQDTVNWIRISGIYLSGGGEKYLTIGNFYPDDQTDTLGNLGPNHWCYFYIDDVSVIDCGWSGIQFYSSELFNISPNPSNGNFQLSGVFPSQSEIHFYNLLGEEVEKTISIPEGNQTIPLELNLADGIYFYRIISGKEILHEEKIVIVK; this is encoded by the coding sequence ATGAGAAAAGTTTTACTTGTTTGTTTTTTATTCTCTGCATCCGTTATGAATGCGCAGATGAATCTTGTACCTAACGGAGATTTTGAAACTCTAAGTAGTTGTCCTAATAATCAAGGAGAGTTGAATTTTGCAACACCGTGGTTTCAACCAGGGGGGTCCTCGCCTGATCTATATAATACTTGTGCACTTGTGAACTCAATGGCCATCCCACAAAATTGGACGGGGTTCCAAATGCCTCATTCTGGAAATGGATATGCGGGCTTCGCTGCTTTTGCTTATAACTATGGTGATAATGTGAGAGAGTATATTGAAGTAAAATTGAGTGATACATTGGTGCAGGGAAAAAATTATTGCATTGAATTTTATATATCATTTGCAGATAGCTCTTTTTGGGCTGTTAATAGAGTTGGCGCATTATTATCCACACAACAGATAACTCAGACTCTCAATGACACAATTACTGCAACGCCGCAAATTGAGTATTCTTCAGTGACAGTCATACAAGACACAGTCAACTGGATAAGAATTTCAGGAATTTATTTATCGGGGGGAGGAGAAAAATATCTCACGATAGGTAATTTTTATCCGGATGATCAAACAGATACTTTGGGTAATTTGGGACCTAATCATTGGTGTTACTTTTATATAGATGATGTATCGGTTATTGATTGTGGCTGGTCAGGAATTCAATTTTATTCTTCTGAATTATTCAATATTTCACCCAATCCCTCCAATGGAAATTTTCAGCTTTCTGGTGTTTTTCCGTCACAGTCAGAAATTCATTTTTATAATCTGCTCGGAGAGGAAGTTGAAAAAACTATTTCTATTCCCGAAGGGAATCAAACCATTCCTTTGGAATTAAATCTTGCAGATGGAATTTATTTTTACAGAATTATTTCGGGGAAAGAGATTTTGCATGAGGAGAAGATTGTGATTGTGAAATAA
- a CDS encoding tetratricopeptide repeat protein, whose product MAAITLDAQKNKADSLEKLLAQKSDDSLRLTRLLSLAKFELNLDGEKSMKYAREAMTLSARVDDDYKKGMALVSVGNVFLVVNGDADSAQKYFYDALKLAKSSNLRFLQGNVLNNLGSVAKMKNKLSDALDDYNDALFIREELHDSSGMAATMSNLGSIYEAKGEYKKSLEYYFRALPLKEKEGNKNSIANTLVNIGNTYIDMNKPEKALEFFMKVDLLETETGNLRMQAGNVNSMGIAYYELQKFDSAVYSYDRSLKIREELNDSAGMAECFNNIGNVYYAQKNAAKALEFYRKSMDLSAYIDDDHKLDFTCNFATGLSLAGKNDSALALMEDAKKINNAFSVPGFRLSILGAYVDIYENAGRYKDALNTLRERVSLNDSVYKSESMRQVDELEVKYESTKKQSTIDMLQKEQELLQKDKEKEKVFNYGLTAGSLLLLFVILIVLRSNRQKKKTNKMLAGQNKIIAEKNKDITDSITYARRIQQSVLPDEKILKENCSDYFIFNRPRDIVSGDFYWMAKKAERIYVAVADCTGHGVPGALVSVVGLNMLNKIIEENEMHDPSDILGKLHVLVINSLNKDASARDTRDGMDVALVCIDKKAGTILFSGASRPFYYSDKNGFHSIRGDRYSIAGEKKTDGPPFEQHEIKMEENFECWISSDGYADQFGEKTGKKFLAKKFGQLLVSVSGLPMKEQGEKIENAFLEWKGSAEQVDDVCVVGVRV is encoded by the coding sequence TTGGCTGCCATCACTCTTGATGCGCAGAAAAACAAAGCCGACAGTCTTGAGAAGCTGCTCGCGCAGAAGTCGGACGATTCTTTACGTCTTACACGCCTTCTTTCACTGGCAAAATTCGAATTGAACCTCGATGGTGAAAAAAGCATGAAGTATGCGCGGGAAGCAATGACTCTCTCTGCACGCGTTGATGATGATTACAAAAAAGGGATGGCGCTTGTTTCTGTCGGGAATGTTTTCCTCGTCGTTAATGGAGATGCAGATTCGGCGCAGAAATATTTTTATGATGCATTGAAGCTGGCCAAATCATCGAACCTTCGTTTTCTGCAGGGGAATGTGCTCAACAATCTCGGAAGCGTGGCGAAAATGAAAAATAAATTATCGGATGCGCTCGATGATTACAATGACGCATTGTTTATCCGTGAAGAGTTGCATGATTCATCCGGCATGGCTGCCACGATGAGCAATCTCGGTTCCATTTACGAAGCGAAAGGGGAGTACAAAAAATCGCTGGAATATTATTTTCGTGCATTACCATTGAAGGAAAAAGAAGGAAATAAAAATTCAATTGCGAATACGCTTGTGAATATCGGCAACACCTACATCGACATGAACAAACCGGAAAAAGCGCTGGAGTTTTTTATGAAAGTAGATTTGTTGGAAACGGAAACAGGAAATCTCAGGATGCAGGCAGGTAATGTGAACAGTATGGGCATTGCGTATTATGAATTGCAGAAATTCGACAGCGCAGTTTACTCCTACGATCGGTCATTGAAAATAAGAGAAGAGTTGAACGATTCAGCGGGAATGGCGGAATGTTTTAATAATATCGGCAATGTTTACTACGCCCAGAAAAATGCAGCAAAGGCGCTTGAGTTTTACAGGAAGTCAATGGATCTTTCCGCTTACATCGACGATGACCACAAACTTGATTTCACCTGCAATTTTGCAACAGGGTTAAGTCTCGCCGGCAAAAATGATTCTGCGCTCGCGTTGATGGAAGACGCGAAAAAAATAAACAATGCGTTTTCTGTTCCCGGTTTTCGTCTTTCTATTCTTGGTGCTTATGTTGACATCTACGAAAATGCAGGACGATATAAAGATGCACTGAATACGCTCCGCGAACGGGTTTCGCTTAATGATTCCGTTTATAAAAGTGAAAGCATGCGCCAGGTAGATGAACTGGAAGTGAAATATGAATCGACAAAAAAACAAAGCACGATCGATATGTTGCAGAAGGAACAGGAATTATTGCAGAAGGACAAAGAGAAAGAAAAAGTTTTCAATTACGGGCTCACTGCAGGATCTTTGCTGCTTTTGTTCGTGATCCTTATCGTGCTGCGGAGCAACAGGCAGAAAAAGAAAACGAATAAAATGCTCGCCGGGCAGAATAAGATCATCGCAGAAAAAAATAAAGATATCACCGACAGCATCACGTACGCGCGCAGGATACAGCAATCCGTTCTTCCCGATGAAAAAATTCTGAAAGAAAACTGCAGCGACTATTTTATTTTCAATCGCCCGAGAGATATTGTGAGCGGCGATTTTTACTGGATGGCAAAAAAAGCAGAAAGAATTTATGTGGCTGTTGCCGATTGCACAGGGCACGGAGTTCCGGGTGCATTGGTTTCCGTAGTTGGATTGAACATGCTGAATAAGATCATCGAGGAAAATGAAATGCATGATCCGTCTGATATTCTCGGGAAGCTTCATGTGCTCGTGATCAATTCGCTGAACAAGGATGCAAGTGCGCGCGACACGCGCGATGGAATGGACGTTGCGCTGGTGTGCATCGATAAAAAAGCGGGGACAATATTATTTTCCGGGGCGTCACGCCCGTTCTATTATTCTGATAAAAACGGATTTCATTCCATTCGCGGCGATCGTTATTCCATAGCCGGCGAAAAAAAGACGGATGGGCCTCCATTCGAGCAACATGAAATTAAAATGGAAGAAAATTTCGAATGCTGGATATCTTCCGATGGTTACGCCGACCAGTTCGGTGAGAAAACGGGGAAGAAATTTCTCGCAAAAAAATTCGGACAGTTGCTGGTTTCCGTGAGTGGTTTACCAATGAAAGAACAGGGAGAGAAAATAGAGAACGCTTTTCTCGAATGGAAAGGAAGCGCGGAGCAGGTGGATGATGTTTGTGTAGTGGGAGTGAGGGTGTGA
- a CDS encoding UbiD family decarboxylase: protein MFYSSLEDCLNDLEKHGHLVRVKEEVDPHLEMAAIHLRVHAAGGPALLFENVKGTKFRAASNIFGTKERVEFIFRGTMDKVKELIRLRKDPMEALRHPFRNISAGFSAMKAVPEKTNSLPSLYHEIKISDLPQIKHWPQDGGAFITLPIVYTEDIDQPGIMHSNVGMYRIQLSGNEYLQDKEVGLHYQLHRGIGVHQSKCNAKGIPMKVSVFAGGPPSLSFAAVMPLPEGISELTFAGVLGGRKVRYGMKDDFTILGDVDFVITGEVYTGENKNEGPFGDHFGYYSMKHPFPVMRVHKVWHKKNAIWPFTVVGRPPQEDTLFGMLVHELAGNALADEIPGLHSVNAVDAAGVHPLLLALGSERYTPYLKEKIPSEILTIANHILGSGQLSLAKYLFITAKEEDKNIDTKNIPAFFRHVLERTDLTRDIHFHTHTSIDTLDYSGTGLNTGSKVVLAAAGEKRRTLSENIPSLNLPVGFTEMKLILPGIICLQSPPHSGNENAEKEISGLASALSSQKEKLSGVMMIVLCDNVNFTTASLNNWLWATFTKSNPSHDIYGVDSFTEHKHWGCRGPLIIDSRTKKHHAPALEKDPAIEKKIERLFVEGGSLKKFA, encoded by the coding sequence ATGTTTTATTCCTCGCTGGAAGATTGCCTCAATGACCTGGAAAAACACGGGCACCTGGTGCGTGTGAAAGAAGAAGTGGATCCTCATCTCGAAATGGCCGCCATTCATCTGCGCGTGCATGCAGCGGGAGGGCCGGCATTGCTTTTTGAAAATGTGAAAGGAACAAAGTTCCGCGCTGCCTCCAATATTTTCGGAACGAAAGAACGTGTAGAATTTATTTTCCGAGGAACAATGGATAAAGTAAAAGAACTGATCCGCCTGCGGAAAGATCCGATGGAAGCGCTGCGGCATCCGTTCAGAAATATAAGCGCAGGATTTTCTGCAATGAAAGCGGTCCCTGAAAAAACAAATTCACTTCCTTCTCTTTACCACGAAATAAAAATTTCCGATCTGCCGCAGATCAAACACTGGCCGCAAGACGGAGGAGCGTTCATCACGCTGCCGATCGTTTACACCGAAGACATAGATCAGCCCGGCATTATGCATTCGAATGTGGGCATGTACAGAATTCAATTGAGTGGAAACGAATATTTGCAGGACAAAGAAGTGGGTTTGCATTATCAATTGCATCGCGGTATTGGCGTTCACCAGTCGAAATGCAATGCGAAAGGAATTCCGATGAAAGTTTCTGTGTTCGCAGGTGGCCCGCCTTCGCTTTCATTTGCTGCCGTGATGCCTTTGCCCGAAGGAATTTCTGAACTGACTTTTGCGGGAGTACTCGGCGGAAGAAAAGTCCGCTATGGAATGAAAGATGATTTTACAATTCTTGGCGACGTGGATTTTGTGATCACCGGGGAGGTTTACACCGGAGAAAATAAAAACGAAGGCCCGTTCGGCGATCACTTCGGTTATTACAGCATGAAGCATCCTTTCCCCGTGATGCGCGTGCATAAAGTGTGGCACAAAAAAAATGCGATCTGGCCATTCACCGTTGTGGGCCGTCCGCCGCAGGAAGACACGCTATTCGGCATGCTCGTGCATGAGCTCGCGGGTAATGCGCTCGCAGATGAAATTCCCGGATTGCATTCGGTGAATGCCGTGGATGCTGCCGGTGTTCATCCCCTGCTCCTTGCTTTGGGAAGTGAACGTTACACGCCTTACCTCAAAGAAAAAATTCCTTCAGAAATTCTCACCATCGCCAATCACATTCTCGGAAGCGGGCAACTTTCATTAGCAAAATATCTTTTTATCACAGCGAAAGAGGAGGATAAAAATATTGACACAAAAAATATTCCTGCCTTTTTCCGCCATGTGCTGGAGCGCACCGATCTCACACGCGACATACATTTTCACACGCACACGAGCATTGACACACTCGACTACAGCGGAACAGGACTGAATACCGGATCGAAAGTAGTTCTTGCCGCTGCGGGGGAAAAAAGAAGAACGCTCAGTGAAAATATTCCATCGTTGAATTTACCCGTTGGATTTACTGAAATGAAATTGATCCTTCCCGGAATTATCTGCTTGCAAAGCCCTCCGCATTCCGGAAATGAAAATGCAGAAAAAGAAATTTCAGGCCTTGCTTCGGCGCTTTCTTCGCAGAAAGAAAAACTTTCCGGCGTGATGATGATCGTGCTGTGCGATAATGTGAATTTCACAACGGCTTCACTGAACAACTGGCTATGGGCCACTTTCACGAAGAGTAATCCATCGCACGACATTTACGGCGTTGATTCGTTCACCGAACATAAACACTGGGGTTGCCGCGGGCCACTTATCATTGATTCCCGCACAAAAAAACACCATGCACCCGCACTTGAAAAAGATCCTGCAATAGAAAAGAAAATTGAACGTTTATTTGTGGAAGGCGGATCGCTGAAAAAATTCGCCTGA